The following proteins are co-located in the Herpetosiphonaceae bacterium genome:
- a CDS encoding DUF4012 domain-containing protein: MVRGARQPGAVLGIGLIVLGAVVLGTSGYLLQRRVMEALAITARVQAAVERRDLRAGCADLQAATAAWDRAAGWSQPLAPLLRRMGWVPNIGADLRVAPDAILLARHGSAAGATACRVLEPALDAKTTPDRLALVARQLSQRPEALAAIQTDLEQAQRAWQMLAPLIESSPRLAPYQTQLQAMDRAMTAAIPALDSARQAAPHLPWLIGSDEPRRYLVVLQNPFELRPTGGFIGLVCVVRVVEARPSLEQCQPSEAFAATAAQPMPFAYTRYLRLGGWHLRDANWSPDFPTTARALQAFWTLNQQAPADGVIAVDPYALAPLLRATGPLKLGDGTQIDADQIVEAILSRYYDGAIYRDKGRLAELLPALFEHLLTSDPATLPQLAAAIQTNIDERHLLIALDQPQLAAVLRSRGWDGSLQPTAGDTLRIVDADVGYGGVNAFVERLTHYDLALDAQGTPLTATLTLTYTNRYSPWAEAPTAYAVNGQCTDPRTLQLERRPGCYANYLRVYVPEGSQLLDSSGLEESLGTDRQHSRAVFGGYFRVNPGEQRVVRLRYRLPSLRPGALTVEKQPGTIAPPLLITAHTPQHQTALWTSARTDRTLALHSTATGITIEGAADESSAESFARHAAWIDGLAQWQAGERDAAIQTWQAAAALDRALDHARPLTTTEALALTAALTGVDPSGRAAFEQAALLEAHDQPAADALYRQAAERSSNPLARLTWARRQIAAEQPAPTIEQVAATSSAVRRWRAAADELEQTGRLDDAADYLDVLRRVLPDDRSLALRHADLLLRTEQQALALARYEALAAQNDIWGRLAGARSAQIAGDPQAAISSYVAALPLASSYPIAFRIGDGLRDLGATDDAARAYEQAAALAPGSIWPLLAAGDMLRGTDPSVAQGWYERAQRVDPASGYPDFALGTMLLNQGDPAAALRWFSAAAAKQPDVPLFRETLERVQAQQPTGASAAPAHALQT, translated from the coding sequence GTGGTACGCGGCGCACGTCAGCCTGGCGCAGTGCTTGGCATCGGCCTGATCGTCCTGGGCGCTGTTGTCCTCGGCACAAGCGGCTACCTGCTGCAACGCCGGGTGATGGAGGCGCTCGCGATCACTGCGCGGGTCCAGGCCGCCGTCGAGCGCCGTGATCTGCGCGCCGGATGCGCCGACCTCCAGGCCGCCACCGCTGCCTGGGATCGTGCCGCCGGATGGAGCCAGCCGCTCGCGCCGCTGCTGCGCCGCATGGGCTGGGTGCCCAACATTGGCGCGGATCTGCGCGTCGCGCCCGATGCGATTCTCCTGGCGCGACATGGCAGCGCCGCCGGAGCGACCGCCTGCCGCGTGCTTGAGCCAGCGCTCGACGCAAAAACCACGCCCGACCGTCTGGCGCTTGTAGCGCGGCAGCTCAGCCAGCGGCCGGAGGCGCTGGCCGCGATCCAGACAGATCTTGAGCAGGCGCAGCGGGCATGGCAGATGCTCGCGCCGCTGATCGAGAGCAGCCCGCGCCTCGCGCCGTATCAGACGCAGCTTCAGGCCATGGATCGAGCGATGACGGCGGCGATACCCGCGCTTGACAGCGCACGGCAGGCCGCGCCGCATCTGCCCTGGCTGATCGGCAGCGACGAGCCGCGCCGCTATCTGGTGGTGCTGCAAAACCCGTTCGAGCTGCGACCGACCGGCGGCTTTATCGGCCTGGTCTGCGTGGTGCGCGTCGTCGAGGCCAGGCCCTCGCTTGAGCAGTGCCAGCCAAGCGAAGCCTTCGCCGCGACCGCCGCTCAGCCGATGCCGTTTGCCTACACGCGCTACCTGCGCCTGGGCGGCTGGCACCTGCGCGACGCCAACTGGTCGCCCGATTTTCCGACGACCGCCCGCGCGCTGCAAGCGTTTTGGACGCTCAACCAGCAGGCCCCAGCCGACGGCGTGATCGCGGTCGATCCCTACGCACTGGCACCGCTGCTGCGCGCGACCGGCCCGCTGAAGCTGGGCGACGGCACGCAGATCGACGCCGACCAGATCGTCGAGGCGATCCTTTCGCGCTACTACGACGGCGCGATCTACCGCGATAAGGGCCGTCTGGCCGAGCTGCTGCCCGCGCTGTTCGAGCATCTGCTCACGAGCGATCCGGCGACGCTGCCGCAGCTTGCCGCCGCGATCCAGACCAACATCGACGAGCGCCATCTGCTGATCGCGCTCGACCAGCCGCAGCTTGCCGCCGTCCTGCGGTCGCGCGGCTGGGACGGCAGCCTCCAGCCCACGGCGGGCGACACGCTGCGCATTGTGGATGCCGACGTAGGCTACGGCGGAGTCAACGCCTTTGTCGAGCGCCTCACCCACTACGATCTCGCGCTGGACGCGCAGGGCACGCCGCTCACCGCCACGCTGACGCTGACCTACACCAATCGCTACTCGCCGTGGGCCGAGGCACCGACCGCCTACGCGGTCAACGGGCAATGCACCGATCCTCGGACGCTTCAGCTTGAGCGCCGTCCCGGCTGCTACGCCAACTATCTGCGGGTCTATGTGCCTGAGGGCAGCCAACTGCTCGACAGCAGCGGCCTTGAGGAATCGCTGGGCACCGACCGGCAGCACAGCCGCGCGGTCTTCGGCGGCTACTTCCGCGTCAATCCCGGCGAGCAGCGCGTCGTGCGGCTGCGCTACCGTCTGCCGTCGCTCAGGCCCGGAGCGCTCACCGTCGAGAAACAGCCGGGCACGATCGCGCCGCCGCTGCTGATCACGGCGCACACACCGCAGCACCAGACGGCGCTCTGGACCAGCGCACGCACCGATCGCACGCTGGCGCTGCACAGCACTGCAACGGGCATCACGATCGAGGGAGCGGCGGACGAGTCATCCGCCGAATCATTTGCGCGTCATGCCGCATGGATCGACGGACTGGCGCAGTGGCAGGCGGGCGAGCGAGACGCGGCGATCCAGACCTGGCAGGCCGCAGCGGCGCTGGATCGTGCGCTGGATCATGCCCGCCCGCTGACGACGACCGAGGCGCTGGCGCTGACCGCCGCGCTGACAGGCGTCGATCCGAGTGGCCGCGCCGCGTTCGAGCAGGCCGCGCTGCTTGAGGCCCACGACCAGCCCGCCGCCGATGCGCTGTACCGGCAGGCGGCAGAGCGCAGCAGCAATCCGCTCGCGCGGCTTACCTGGGCACGCCGCCAGATCGCCGCCGAGCAGCCCGCTCCGACCATCGAGCAGGTTGCCGCGACCTCGTCTGCCGTGCGTCGCTGGCGTGCCGCCGCCGATGAGCTTGAGCAGACCGGACGCCTGGACGACGCGGCGGATTATCTGGACGTGCTGCGGCGTGTGTTGCCCGACGATCGCTCGCTGGCGCTGCGGCACGCCGATCTGCTGCTGCGCACCGAGCAGCAGGCGCTCGCGCTGGCCCGCTACGAGGCGCTGGCGGCACAGAACGATATTTGGGGTCGGCTGGCGGGCGCGAGAAGCGCGCAGATCGCGGGCGATCCCCAGGCGGCGATCAGCAGCTATGTTGCCGCGCTGCCCCTGGCGAGCAGCTACCCGATCGCGTTTCGGATCGGCGATGGCCTGCGCGACCTGGGAGCGACCGACGATGCGGCGCGGGCCTACGAGCAGGCCGCCGCGCTGGCACCCGGCAGCATCTGGCCCCTCCTGGCCGCTGGAGACATGCTGCGCGGCACCGATCCGAGCGTCGCGCAGGGCTGGTACGAGCGCGCGCAGCGCGTCGATCCGGCCAGCGGCTACCCCGATTTTGCCCTGGGCACGATGCTGTTGAACCAGGGCGATCCGGCGGCAGCGCTGCGCTGGTTTAGCGCCGCAGCCGCCAAGCAGCCCGACGTACCGCTTTTTCGTGAAACGCTGGAGCGCGTTCAGGCACAGCAGCCAACCGGAGCATCGGCTGCTCCCGCGCACGCTTTGCAGACCTAG
- a CDS encoding glycosyltransferase family 2 protein, whose translation MTCFVETSRPTHARHIHRPPGPTVALIPAFNEERFIGSLVLAVQSYVDHVVVVDDGSSDRTVAIARKAGATVVQHQVNQGKAAAVNTGFTYVRRLRPAVLVMLDGDGQHCADDIPQLLAPVRDGMADVVVGSRFKEIKSDIPAYRKVGQHGLTLVTNLASGVRISDSQSGFRAFSARALDQLSFSQGGFSIESEMQFLVREHRLRVLEVPIKVIYAEPAKRNPVRHGMQVLNGILRLVGQIRPLLFFGLSGMITLLLGLGLGLHIVNIYAHTQKLAVGYGLITVLLCVVGMLLFFVGLVLHSMRGMLIEMRRGVLDRLPDVREHGPPATIHQSDLPFEVGHDLRGVA comes from the coding sequence ATGACCTGCTTCGTGGAAACATCACGCCCGACCCACGCCCGCCACATACACCGCCCGCCTGGGCCGACCGTGGCGCTGATTCCGGCGTTCAATGAAGAGCGGTTCATCGGCAGCCTGGTGCTGGCGGTCCAGTCATATGTCGATCATGTCGTCGTCGTCGACGATGGCTCGTCCGATCGCACCGTGGCGATTGCGCGCAAGGCAGGCGCGACCGTCGTGCAGCATCAGGTGAACCAGGGCAAGGCGGCGGCGGTCAATACCGGCTTCACGTACGTGCGCCGCCTGCGGCCTGCCGTGCTGGTGATGCTCGACGGCGACGGGCAGCACTGCGCCGACGATATTCCGCAACTGCTGGCTCCCGTCCGCGACGGCATGGCAGATGTGGTCGTCGGATCGCGCTTCAAGGAGATCAAAAGCGACATTCCGGCCTATCGTAAAGTCGGGCAGCACGGCCTGACGCTCGTGACCAATCTGGCCTCAGGCGTGCGCATCAGCGACTCGCAGAGCGGCTTTCGGGCCTTCTCGGCGCGGGCGCTCGATCAGCTCTCCTTCAGCCAGGGCGGCTTCTCGATCGAGTCGGAGATGCAATTCCTGGTGCGCGAGCATCGGCTGCGGGTGCTCGAAGTGCCAATCAAGGTGATCTATGCCGAGCCGGCCAAGCGTAATCCGGTGCGGCACGGGATGCAGGTGTTGAACGGAATTCTGCGGCTGGTGGGTCAGATTCGTCCGCTCTTGTTTTTTGGATTGTCCGGCATGATCACCCTGCTGCTTGGATTAGGCCTCGGCCTGCATATCGTCAACATCTACGCCCACACCCAGAAGCTTGCGGTCGGCTATGGCCTGATCACGGTGCTGCTCTGCGTCGTGGGCATGCTGCTCTTCTTCGTCGGGCTGGTGCTGCACTCGATGCGCGGCATGCTGATCGAGATGCGGCGCGGCGTGCTCGATCGGCTGCCGGACGTGAGGGAGCACGGCCCGCCGGCGACGATCCACCAGAGCGATCTGCCCTTCGAGGTCGGTCACGACCTGCGCGGAGTAGCCTAG